The DNA segment TGTCCGGATCTCGTTCCGGCCAAGGCGTGAACGGCGGCCGGTCGAAGGGTACCGGTCCGGTTTCGTCCCCCGTGGCCCGGCGCATTCTCAGCGGGGCGCGGGTGTAAGATTCCAGTCCACCGGCAAGGACGATCTCGGCATGGCCGGCCTCTACCTGCGCCGCCGCGAGCGCGATGGCGTCCATTCCGGCGCAGCACTGACTGTCGATGGTGAGTGCTGCTACACGCTCCGGCAGGCCGGCCGCCAAGGTCGCAAGACGAGCCGGATTGCCACCGGCATAAAGGGCGTTGCCGTAGACGGCGAGATCGATCCGGTGGCCATCGATATCGGCGTCGGCCAGTGCCGCACGGATCGTGGCCGCGCCGAGCTCCCAAGGTTCGACCGCGCCGAGAGCGCCGCCGCGCGGGGCGACCGCCGAGCGGCGCGCGGCGATGATGCAGGCGGTGGTCACGAAAGGCGCGGCAGCCTTCCGGCTGCCAGTTCGCCGCGAATCGCCGGGAAGTCGGTCTTGCCGGAGGCCGTCGCCGGCCAGTCCTCGATCCGGTGAAAGATGCGCGGTACATTGTAGTCGGGCAGGTGTACGGCGCAGTGACGGATAAGCTCGGCGCACGCGGGGACGCAACCGGCTTCCAGTCGCACGACTGCCACCAGGCGCTGTCCGCGCTTAGCGTCGTCGATACCGAAGCCGGCGGCCGAGCGTACGCCGGGATGCCGTTCCAACACTTCCTCGATCGCCTCGGGATGGATGTTGCGGCCTGACGAAACGATCATGCGGCTCGTGCGGCCGGCAAGGTGCAGGAAGCCGTTCTCGTCCAGCCAGCCGGTATCGCCGACGCAGATCGCGCCCGGTACGGCAGTCGCAAACGACAGCTCGCCCTTGGAGCTGCCCAGGGCATAGCCCAGGAAACGAAACGGACTCTCGACGAAGATCCGCCCGACCCGTCCCCGCGGCAGAGGGCTCTCGTCGTCTCCCAGGACATGGATCCGCACGCCTGGAAACGGACGTCCGACGGACGTTGCCGGCGCGTTCTCCCGGGCCCGTGCGAGCGAGACATAGCTCAGTTCCGAACTGCCGTAGAATTCACAGAACTCGGCTTCGGGAAACACCTCGGCGATCGCGCGCTGCAGGGCAGGGGCGGCCTTGGCTCCGCCGGTAAGCACCAGCCGCACCGCCGGCATGCGCACCTTCTTGCGACGGGCGGCCTCTACGATCGTTTGGAGCTGTGTCGGGACGGCATAGAGCACGGTCGCCTCCTCCGCCGACATCAGCGCGACCATACGGTCCGGCCGGCCGGTCCCGAGACAGAGCACGCGCGCGCCGGCATAGAGCCCGCGAATGGCGCCGTAGAGCGGCATGGAGTGCGTAAAGCTACCCGGAACGGCGAACACGTCACGAGCGCTATAGGCAAATTCCTCGTTGTCGCTGCGGAAGCTTGCGATCCAGGACCGCTGCGTCCGGACGAAGCCCTTCGGTAGACCGGTGCTGCCGGAGGTGAAGCCCGTGTAAAAGGGCTGATCGATTGAGACTGGCGGGGCCGGCGCGACTGTCGGACCGCTTTCCGCCGCCGCCTTTAGGCAGGCCGGATCGTCGAGCAGCAGATCGGGGCGGAGCCGGCTGCGGATCTCCGCGACAGTCGCCCGCGGCCAGTCCCTGTTCAGCACCTGCACGTTGCACCCGGCCCAGACGGCCGCGACGAAGGCAACAATGAAATCCGGCGTATCGGGCAGATGAAGCGCGACGGATGCTCCGGGGGGAACCTTACTGCTAAGCCATCCGGCGACCGCCACAATGCGCTCCGCCAACCGTACCCTGTTCAGGGCGCCGCGATGATCGACGAGGGCCACACTGCCGGGCGATGCGGCTGCCAGCCGCTCGATCGTCGGCCCGATGCCGTCGATGGTCCCGATCATCCCTCGATGCAGGGTCATGGCCTTGGCTTCTCCCGCCCGTTCCAGCGCGTACCGGCGAACGCGCGCCGCGCGACAAGACCGCAGTGCCGCTGCCAAACGCAGTTCGCGCAGGCCGCGCGCACCCGACCGGCGGCGAAGGCCTGGGCGAGCGCTCGGCGCTCGTCCGCATCCGGTTGCAGGACAGCGCCGACGGCGAGGCGGCGTCCGAGATATACGCCGATGTCGGCAAGCGCGAGCCGGTCTCGCCGCTCGGCCGTGCGTCCGTCACAATGATGTCCGGTCGTCCCGAGCAGCGGCGCACAGATGTCGTCCGCCCCCTCGACGATCCGGATCGCCTCGCCGTCGAAGACCCGGTCGGCCACTGCGTCGGCATTGGCGACGAAGGCCGGT comes from the Minwuia thermotolerans genome and includes:
- a CDS encoding class I adenylate-forming enzyme family protein, giving the protein MTLHRGMIGTIDGIGPTIERLAAASPGSVALVDHRGALNRVRLAERIVAVAGWLSSKVPPGASVALHLPDTPDFIVAFVAAVWAGCNVQVLNRDWPRATVAEIRSRLRPDLLLDDPACLKAAAESGPTVAPAPPVSIDQPFYTGFTSGSTGLPKGFVRTQRSWIASFRSDNEEFAYSARDVFAVPGSFTHSMPLYGAIRGLYAGARVLCLGTGRPDRMVALMSAEEATVLYAVPTQLQTIVEAARRKKVRMPAVRLVLTGGAKAAPALQRAIAEVFPEAEFCEFYGSSELSYVSLARARENAPATSVGRPFPGVRIHVLGDDESPLPRGRVGRIFVESPFRFLGYALGSSKGELSFATAVPGAICVGDTGWLDENGFLHLAGRTSRMIVSSGRNIHPEAIEEVLERHPGVRSAAGFGIDDAKRGQRLVAVVRLEAGCVPACAELIRHCAVHLPDYNVPRIFHRIEDWPATASGKTDFPAIRGELAAGRLPRLS
- a CDS encoding DUF1284 domain-containing protein, whose protein sequence is MTVRLRGHHLLCLLTYASKGYSPAFVANADAVADRVFDGEAIRIVEGADDICAPLLGTTGHHCDGRTAERRDRLALADIGVYLGRRLAVGAVLQPDADERRALAQAFAAGRVRAACANCVWQRHCGLVARRAFAGTRWNGREKPRP